Sequence from the Equus caballus isolate H_3958 breed thoroughbred chromosome 6, TB-T2T, whole genome shotgun sequence genome:
TCTCTATCACTTTCTGCAAATGCCTTCTCTGTGGAGTCCCTTCTCAGAACATCATCAGAACAGTGGAGACGGAGAGAGGCGGGCCCTCAGGAAGCACTTGGCAATTCAGGGAATTGTGCCCAGCACCCAGTAGGGACTCAACAAAGCTTGGTAGAAAGTGAAAGACTGGGGTCCAGAAGGGACTCATCCTCTCCTCCACTGGAGAGTGTGGGGAGGGGATGCAGGCTGGGAAACCTAAGGAtggcagaggaggaaagggggcGATGTTAAGGTCAGATAGGGACAGataggcagagagggagagaggttgCTGCTGAGGAGAGAGGCTTGATGTCCCCAGGGAAGAGTCTGGGCCCTGCCAGTCACTTAGCCACCTCTCCTTCTTTGTCCATCCTTGTGTCTAACCCTGTGATCCCACATTACCTGATAAATACAGGAAAGGAAGCATTAGCCCCTCCCttctggggaaggaagggagtgaCCTGACTTCTCCGTCCAATGCCTCCTCAGGTCATGTCACTCATCCTTTGACCCCTGTGACATCACGTGACTCTTCTTCTCATAGACACAGACCCCACCACTCCCCACGTTCATGGTTACAACCCATAGGCCTCATtaaaattttcaacatttatCTTAAGGCAAAAATAAGGAATGGAAATCCATTGACTCATACAAATCAAACAGTGACTTCTGTGTCCTCTGTCAGGAACCCTATTGAGCACACCACCTTGCAGCGAGGTCTGCTGACTTGGACCTGAGGCTGATGGGTCAGGCTGTTGGTCGCCCTCCACACCTCCACCTCTGTCCACAGATGTCTTCAGTGGAgaggggtcttctccttctccaggcCTTTCCATCCTGTGGGAGGGGAGACTGGCCAGGGCCAAGGTACAActgaggaggaggacagaggcagagcAGGCTCAGCTGGGGCTGAGTCCAGCTGCTCACACCCTCCCAAAAGTGTGGATTCCTCGGGGTGGCAGAAGGGCCACGAGACTCTGAGCCTTGAGACGTCACTCAAGGATCAGGGCACAGATGTGTGCCAAGAGGCCCTGTTCCTCAGCTGCAAAACTGGGTTCTTTCCTCCAATTATCCCCAGAATCCTGAGTAATGTCCAGGGAGAAGCCCTGGGAGGAGGCCTACTCTATTTCCCTCCCCCCGATGCATCCCTCCCTCACACAGTACCCAACTCCACCCTACCGTGCACCCCAGGCTTGGGCTACAGGCCCTTGGCGGGCCTTGGGAAGCTCCAGTAGCAGATGGCATCCACCAGGATGGAGGGCATGTAGCTCATGGGGAGGTAGATGAACTTGGCATCCCAGCCAGGTGAGTATCGGGTCCGGGGGTGGCAGGTGGTCAGGGCATGTTCCATGCAGTCTGTCACCAAGCACAAATTGTGACCCCACCTCGGCTCGAACATTACCGCTAACTTCACGACTGTCAAGAAGGAGACACCATCCAATTATATTCTCACTTCACTACTGCCCCACTTTCAGATCAGCTCTAGAGAAAAGTTTCTAAAAACGCTTGGGGCCCATAAAATCATGCCCCAAATGGAATCCGTGGATGGCCTGGCAGCGTGTACCAACTCTTACCCCAAGAACACTCTCCGCACTAAGCCCATCTGATTCTACTCCTGGAAATACAGTGCTGCACTGCCAAAGGATGTTCTGGTCAAACCACAAACTGCATAAAACAGGTCCTGACCGCCTGCCACCCCTGCACCCCATACAATGGTCCCATACGATTAggaccatacagcctaggtgtatagtaggccctaccatctgggtttgtgtaactATACTCTATGATCTTCGCACAATAACAAAATGGCCTAATGATGCACTTCTCAGAACCTGTCTCCACCGTTAAGCAACTCGTGGCTGTATGTGCACTGCATAAACTGGAGGTCTTCACAAACACTGCAAACCTAGGTACCTGAAAACCAGCAGCTCTAAAGACAGTTTGCCATGGATCAAGGGGTATCTTCCCTCtgtggcttcagtttcctcctcaagATAATGAGAGGTTTGGATGAAACAGTAGCCTCCAGGCCTAACAAACCTGGATCATTTCCTTTGGCTACCAGAGATGACCACACAGGACAACGGGATGGAGCTAAACGTCCCCGCTGCGTGCGTGATTCAGAGCCTGGAGCATGAGCCTGAGACCTGAGGAGGCACTAACGATGCATCCAGGCTTCCAGACAATGGTTTGCTTCTCTCCCCATGGTCCACAGCTCACTCACGGGATGCCAGGCTCTTCTCCCCGTAGATCTCCTTGATCTCTGGATGGGCCCGCTCCCAGGCCTCGTGGTAGCCCTGAGAAAAATTCTCATGCCTGGTCATGTTTGTCTTGAAGTAACCAGGCTCGATAATAGCCACCTTCACCCCAAAGTAGGAGAGCTCCCTCCTGCAAGGCAGACAGGAAGAGGGGCAAGGACTTCAGAGGCCTTGGGAGACAAAACACggcaaacaaaaagcaaacagaatGATGCAACCTCAACACAGGATTTGAATGGCATACACCCAAATGCTTGAGAAGTTTCAAGTGCAGtagcaagggagagaaaaatgatgatgatggcaTATCTCTGTAGAAGGTTGGTACATTTTTCCACATATTTGACACGCATCTGCTTATTAGCTCTAAATCTTCACCCCTATTCTACTTCAAGGCACCCCTTAACTGCTCTCTCCTCCTGTGTCCTCTCACATCCAATCTATCTCCAGACTTTGCCCATCCAACTTCCTCCACTCTCCTcaatcctctctctcccctcgccTGCTCTAGTCAACTGCCTGGCCATCTGTGCCCTAAGGAGCCTCTCTCTGCCTATCGTCTCAACTCCCCTTCTTTCAGAGCCATCCTCTGCCCTGAAGCCAGTCGGTTCTGTAGACGCTGATTTGACAAAGTAGCTCCCCTGATTAAATCCCTTCCATGGGGACAGCATCCCTCCTGCCAGCAAGGGCTTGTCCTTTACCCCTGGATGGCACTGCAGCATAGGCGCTCAACCATTACTCACCCTGGGCTTGCCTGACTTCATTCCTTCATCCAGGGAGCCTTCACACCCTATTTCTCAGGTGGCCAGGTGACCGAGTTCAGTTCTTCATCCTCAGCTCAGATCCCTATCCAGTTCCCTGCCATTATACCTATGGGACCAGGGCCACCATGGCTAATTTCGTGCAAGTGTCAGATGAAATGGCCACAACATTTCTATATTACTTGTCCCTTTCTCAGTTGTCACACTGTTTAGTCAGGGACCAAATCTTGATGTCCTCAGACACGTTGATTGTGCACTCACAAAGGTACCAAGAAGTATCTGTTGAATTGACTCTAAGACTCTACCTCCACCTCAAGGGCTCCCTGAACTGAATGTCGTAGGGGTTTTAGACATGTTCTCTGCAGCCACCTTATCCCAGTTCCACTTCTGCCTCAGATACCTTCTGACTATGGgccctcctccagggcagggaTAGATTAAATAAAAGTCTGCTGGCCTGGGGCCCATTACAAAACCCAGAACATAAAAAAGTACTTCCCGATGAATACCTAGCACGGAGCAAGAGAGAGGGATCCTGACAGAAGAACCCAGGAAAAGGCTTGCCTGGAAGCACAGAAGCAGGAGGACTGAGGGAGGGCCTCTAACCCAGTCCAGTACCTGAGGGAGTCCGAGAAGGCCTCGACACCATACTTGGAGATGCAGTAGCCGCCACCAAGCAGAGACACCCGGCCCATGACGCTGGAGACGTTGACCACGCGGCCCCGCGCCTTCCTCACTAGGGGCAGCAGGCTCAGGGTCACCTCGATCACCCCCAGCAGGTTCACGTTGAGGATCTTCATGAAGTCCTGTTTGGTCAGCCACTCATTGGGTGCCACAGGCACGGCAATGCCAGCGTTATTCACCAGGCCCCACAGTCCTGGACACAGCAGGGGTGAGAGAGCAACACTGCATTGTGAGGACACAGCTGTGGTTCTAATTCACCTTCCAATCACGTGAGGACTGTATGAGAGAGGTTGCATGGGGAGTCAGTAGAACAGATAACACCATGCTTTTGGTAGGGTTTGGGGAGTGCAGACGCCATATGTTGTTGGAGGACAGAAAGCGTGCCTCTGTCCTGACTTATTCTGCCTGGCCCAATCGCTGCCTGGTGGACAATGGGCCATCACCCCACAGTTAATGAAGGCAGGGAGTGATGTTGAGGTATCTAGTGTGTCCATAGTCTGGAACACGGACAGTAATGTTTTGGGTTTTCACACATCAATGTTGTCCTGCAGGCATTATAAACGCTCACCTACATTTTCAGAGTTCCCAGACAGCGCCTTTCGTGAGTGTGCAACAAATATCTGTGGGGGAgtagagagacacacagagagagaatgaggaagggtggggagagaggaagaaaaaggcaaaaggtaatgaacaaaaagaaaaaaaagatgactaaAATCTTGCTGGAAGTTGGTGGGGTAAAGCAGACCTGAAACCCCAGGTCGGGGGAAGGTGAGAACAGGCAGGAGGTGACCTCAGGGACTGACCTTGAAACACCTGCAGCAATAGTGAGCAAGAGTCCTGTAGGACCTGGGAGATCAATTCCAAGGGGCAGCCCATGGGGGGAGGCAAGGCTGTCTCACCCCCACCCTCCATGCACAGACTTCACCCTCTGCACCAGAAaatgccccctctcctcccacccacacAGGAGgccaccctcacccctccccctcaGCCCTCAATTCACCCAGCTTCATGGAGACCTCTCTGCAGGACTCAAGGACGCGATTCTGAGCACAGACACTAAAGAGCTACCCACCAACAGCCCTcggggcagcaggagcaggcATTCGGGGGAGTTGTGGCCACGGAGGGCACAAGATGGAGCCAGAAAGGTGAGTCCCTCCCCTGCTCAGAAACAGGCTGCCCTTCCAGGACACGCATTCTCCCAGCAGACATGCTGCTTCTAAGAACCCAGTCAACATGCACGGTTACACAGAGAGATTTGGGAAAGTTCACCGGGACACGAGTCGCGAATGTGAATAAAATGGAGGAAACGATTTCATATCATACATGAGGTACTGTTCTAAAAAGTAATACTATTCAAAGGGATAGATTATTCTTAATCATTAAATATATCTTTTGAAgcaattttaattatattgtaaAAATGCTCATCTTCTTTCAATGAAAAGAATAGGATAGAAACTGTGTGCAATGTGTAACACCGTCTATGTCAAAGGTTCCCAGGACTTGTCTCTGCTGGTAGACTGCGGGTGAGTTTCATTTTGATCCTGTACTTTACTGTGTCTTCCACAATGCTCATGTTTTACACTTATacttagaaaaaagaaactaatgtTCTTTTCCTCCAGCATAACACGACAGGCAcaattgtagttttaaaaatagagagagagcaTGTGAACTTGCACTGGATTCTTGACCTTCCTTAGCAAGTCCTGAAAGCTCAATGTCATCATCTGATATGTGTGTGACGGTGACTCCCTGGGGGAGGATTATGGGTCCCCAGCAAGAACATGGTACAGTGCTGAGAACAGGAGCCCGGCTCCAGCGCTGCCCCAGCCGCCCACACAAGCCTGGGGGTCAGTGCCCCATCTCCACTCGTCCTCCAGAAAGTGGGCTCTGATCTCCCCCGGGGCGCTCAGCATCAAGAAATGCAGAACTTCTGCCGAGACAGGAGGGGGCACCTCAGACAGGGAATCTGGTATCTCATCAGGGCAGCTCTCCCCAAACCTCCAGAGCTCCGAGGAcgggaggagggggcagtggaAAGAGAAGAGGCTCGACTGGTGAACTGcgtgagggaaagaaagggagtaTGACCTCGAGTCCTGGAAAACACCTAGGGATCTTTCCCAGCAGCAGACAAGAAGTCTCCCTTCACAGACAGAAGAGAAACAGACCCGACAAATCTGGGTGTTACCTCTGTCCCCCACGCGCTCCTTTACCCACTGGGTGGCTGCAGCGATGCTCTCTGTCTTGGTCACATCCAGGATCACCGTCTGCACCCTGTCTGACGTCCGGTCCCTCAGCTGCTCGGCCCCCTTCTCCGTCAGACAGGCAGCCAGCACCCTCAAGCCTCGCAGGTCCAGCTGCCTGGCCAACTGGTTCCCGAAGCCTGAGTCACAGCCCGTGATGAAGACGTACTTGTCTTGGAGGTTGCTCACCACCTGCCTCTCCCGGTACCAGCGCAGGAGGTAGTACAGGCCCACGAGCACTGCCAGGTACAGCCACATGGCTTTGCAGGGGACAGACAGAGACAGGCTGTGATCAGAAGAGTCTGGTATCCTCGATCAGGAGGCtgtgctggctgtgtggcctccaGGCTCTCTGACATGAAGTCTCCAATTGCCCTCCTGATGACTATCTTTCTGGAACATTCTATTCTCTCCCTACCTATCTGCCCTTTGGACTACTTTTGCAAGAGCTGACCATTTGCCCTTGAAAATTCCAACTCCTGCCCAGAAAGAAAGCATCACTGTCCGCCCCACTGCCCCAGGCCTCTCATTCCATCTGCTCTCCGCGTCCAGGTGCCACACACTGAGCGGCACAGGCCACTCTGTTCTAGGTTCAGGGCTCAGAACTCTTTGTCCTCGTCTGCCAACACGCTGGGCTCGATCTTCCCGACCTCAGGAAGGTTCTTCGTGGGAAGA
This genomic interval carries:
- the LOC100052562 gene encoding retinol dehydrogenase 16, which encodes MWLYLAVLVGLYYLLRWYRERQVVSNLQDKYVFITGCDSGFGNQLARQLDLRGLRVLAACLTEKGAEQLRDRTSDRVQTVILDVTKTESIAAATQWVKERVGDRGLWGLVNNAGIAVPVAPNEWLTKQDFMKILNVNLLGVIEVTLSLLPLVRKARGRVVNVSSVMGRVSLLGGGYCISKYGVEAFSDSLRRELSYFGVKVAIIEPGYFKTNMTRHENFSQGYHEAWERAHPEIKEIYGEKSLASLVKLAVMFEPRWGHNLCLVTDCMEHALTTCHPRTRYSPGWDAKFIYLPMSYMPSILVDAICYWSFPRPAKGL